GGAGGAGCGAAGCGACGACTGGTTTGTATTTTCTTTTAACCGTTTTTCTCAACTTTTTCTAAAAGCTCTTCAATTCTAGCTGCTTCTCGGGTTTTTTCCTCCTCAACGAATGTTATTTTCGGCACTTTTCTTATAATTAATAGTTGATTAATTTTATTTTGAAGAAAAGAAACATTTTTGTTTAGTATCTGGAAAATCTTTGAAAAATATTTTTCCGGGATAACGCTAATATAAATTTTGGCCTGACTTAAACCAGTTGAGATTTGAACCCTAGTGACAGTTACCAAAACATCTTTTGGAAATTCAATTTCTTTCAGTAGAAGCCGAGCAACCTCTCTCTTGACAAGTTCGTTAAGGCGTTGAATACGTTTAGACATTTTTATAGTTCTCCCTTCTGCCTTTCTTCGGTATAAATTAACAGAATATCTCCACTCTCGACCTTAATATCTCCCTCAAACAGTATCCCGCATTCCTCTCCTCTTGCGCATTGGTCAATATCTTTTTTGTTTTTTTGAAGATTAAGTAATTTCCCCTTGCCAATTTTTTCTTCTTCTACACCTTTTCCCGCAGAGGTTGATCGAAAGACTTCAATTAGCCCTCCTTTTTTTACTTTCCCTTCGATTACTCTCCCGCCGATAATTTGACGATTCTTCTCTGTTTTGAAAACAATTAAAATCTTAACTTTTCCAAGGTCGGTTCTGATAGCCTTGGACTCTAATCGTCTTTCCATAACTTGTCTTATTCCTTGCGATAATTCATAAATTATTTCGAAATTCATAATTTTTATTTTCTCTCTTTCTGCCAACTGTTTTGCAATAGGATTTATTTTTATACGGAAACCTAAAATTTTGGCCTTACTTGATTTAGCTAATTTGATATCAGACTCATGAATTTCTCCAACCTCTTTTTTTAGCATTCTTAGAATAACTTTCTCCTGAGGAAGATTTTTCAAAAGACCATCAATTGCTTCTAGAGAACCAACGGCGTCGGCCTTTAAAATTAAATTTAAAACCTTTTTTTCTGGAGTAATAAAAAATACGGGCGGTTCTTCTTTTTTCTTTTCTTTCTTTTTGAGATATTCTTGAGCTAACTCTATATTTGGAAATATTTTAAATTTTTCTCCCACCCGGGGAACCTCTTCAAAACCCAAGATAATAACCGGCATTGAAGGAAAAGCTTCTGTGATTGGTCTGTTTCGGAAATCTTCCAAAATTTTAATTTTACCCAAAACAGAAGAAGTAGCAATATTATCACCTACCCTTAATACCCCATTGCTTAAAAGTAGAGTTGCCATCGGACCTCTCTGATTGTCTAAATAGGCCTCAATTACCATGCCTTCGGCTGATTTTCCTAAGTCTCCTTTTAATACTTCTATTTCAGCTATTAATAGAATTACCTCCAAAAGCTCTTCAATGTTCTGACCAGTTTTAGCAGACAATTCGACCGAAGGAATTTTTCCTCCCATTGATTCAACTAAAACGCCTTCCTGAGATAATTCCCGTTTAACCTTTTCTGGATTCGCCCCAGGTTTATCGATTTTATTTAAGGCTATAATCATTGGAATGCTTGATTTTTTTATCCAAGAAAGTGCTTCTTTAGTTTGAGTCTTTATTCCTTCTGAGGCATCTATGACTAGAATAGCTAAATCAGCAACCCCGGCTCCTCTCGATCTCATAGCCGAAAAAGCTTCATGACCAGGAGTATCAATGAAAGTAATTTTTTTACCATCTTTTTCGATTTCGTAAGCTCCAATATGTTGAGTAATACCGCCTGCTTCTTTCTCGGCCACATGATCTTTGCGGATATAGTCTAAAATCGAAGTTTTGCCATGATCAACATGACCCAGAATAACCACTACTGGTGGGCGGGTTGTTAAATTTTCACTTTGTTTTTCAGTCATAATATTGGAATAAAAATCCGAAATTCTAATATCGAAATACAAACCACTCGCTTCGCTTGCTGTAATTGCCCTACAATTAAACGAAACAAATTCAAAATTCAAATGTTCAAAACTCAAGACTCCTTTGTTCGTTTAAGTTTTTAATGATTTGATATTGTTTAGAATTTCGAATTTAGGATTTAAGCCACTATGGCTTTTTGGATTGCCTCTTTTTCTTCTTCAGAAAGTGGATATTCTGACTTTCCGTTATTCACCGATTTGGCATAAACCTGGTTTCCTTCTTGGCTATAAATTGAGGTTATGACAAAGCCGTTGTTGCCTAAATCAAGCAAGGCGATTGAAAAACTTTGATCACCTCCGATATTTTTAAAAGGATTAAATCTAACCAAGCTAATTTTTTGGAAACTTTTTTGGGACTGCCCTTTTAGTCTTGAAATCTCTTCGGAAATTTTTTTAATATCCTTTTCTTGTTCCTCTAATTTCTTCAATTGGCTCGCCAGAAGCTTTTCTAGGTCTTCTTCCCCTTTTTTAAAAAACAAATCAAACTTTTTCTTCAATTTAAAGCAATAAACAGTCAATCCAAAAACGAGAACTATCAAGAAACCAAGAACTATTAAAATGTAAATCAGAACATCTTCCATTGGCTTTACATAGTAGTAAAATATAACTTATTTTTTCAATTTGGACGGCGAGAGAAGGACCAGAGCACTAAAAGTTTTTAGTGCCAAAACACTAAAATACTTTAGTGCTCGGCCGAGCACATAAGATAAATTTTATGTGCTCTGGTTCGAACTCTTGATGACTTTTAACTATGGTGGTTTTTTTGCGACCCCGTAAGAAAGCGGTGGGGGTGAGATTTGAACTCACGGTAGCCTTCACGACTACAATGGTTTTCGAAACCATCTCTTTAAACCACTCAGACACCCCACCATTTTTCTACGGTGTCACTTTGGCATCCCGCCGAATCTATCTAAAATACCACTTTTTTAATTGAAAATCAATCCTTTAACCAGCTTAGGATTAATACTGAGTTGTATTGAAGTATCAATGAAGCTTTTATGAAGCCGACGATTTTTCATTAGATATTAAGCAAAAAGTCATTATCAATTGATATTTTTCGGGGCAAAAAGAAAGAAAAATTATTCCCGCCACGGAAAACCAGCGTTTTAGCAAGCTTGCCAAAGAAAATTTTTGGGAGGAAAAAAATACTGGCTTCACGGCGATATCTATCAAAATCGGGGAAATTTTTTATTAGAATATTAGCCGCAGTTAACCCCCAAATTATTCCTCCTCCAGACCAAGGTTTGGTTAGGCCGGCAGCATCGCCGCAGAGAGTAATATTTTTATTTTTCGGTAAAATTAAACTCTGGGGAACTATGGCTGACTTCAATTCACTTTGGTGAAAATTTATTTTCTGGTTTTGACAAAATTTTTCAAATTTTTTCTTGATAGAATTCAAAGATCCCAAGGCCCCATATTCAACATGAGAACCTCGGGGAATTTTCCAAAAAAACCCTTCTTTTATCGGCCAAGCCCTGACATAATCTGAAGAGTCTTTGATTGGTAAAAAGAACTGAAGGCCGAGTCGGAAAAAGGGTTGCGATAAAGAAAGTTTTTTTCTTATTTTTGACAAAGCTCCATCGCAACCGATAACCTTATCAAACCCAGACGGAATTTCATTAACCGATTGATCTAATAAAATTTTTACTCCTGATTTTTGAGCAAGATCAAAAAGGAATTCAGTGAGTTTTCGGCGATTTATAACCAAATATGTCGGATTTAAATTTAAGGCTACAGTCTTTTTAGGAAAGTGAATAAGGCAAGCATTAAT
The genomic region above belongs to Candidatus Nealsonbacteria bacterium and contains:
- the rbfA gene encoding 30S ribosome-binding factor RbfA; this encodes MSKRIQRLNELVKREVARLLLKEIEFPKDVLVTVTRVQISTGLSQAKIYISVIPEKYFSKIFQILNKNVSFLQNKINQLLIIRKVPKITFVEEEKTREAARIEELLEKVEKNG
- a CDS encoding FAD-dependent oxidoreductase, whose amino-acid sequence is MSQNKPQNTVIVGAGIIGLYLAWQLSQIGHKVTVLEKKSGIEEKICSSLISERLRSFFPLNQSLIENKINACLIHFPKKTVALNLNPTYLVINRRKLTEFLFDLAQKSGVKILLDQSVNEIPSGFDKVIGCDGALSKIRKKLSLSQPFFRLGLQFFLPIKDSSDYVRAWPIKEGFFWKIPRGSHVEYGALGSLNSIKKKFEKFCQNQKINFHQSELKSAIVPQSLILPKNKNITLCGDAAGLTKPWSGGGIIWGLTAANILIKNFPDFDRYRREASIFFLPKIFFGKLAKTLVFRGGNNFSFFLPRKISIDNDFLLNI
- the infB gene encoding translation initiation factor IF-2 — its product is MTEKQSENLTTRPPVVVILGHVDHGKTSILDYIRKDHVAEKEAGGITQHIGAYEIEKDGKKITFIDTPGHEAFSAMRSRGAGVADLAILVIDASEGIKTQTKEALSWIKKSSIPMIIALNKIDKPGANPEKVKRELSQEGVLVESMGGKIPSVELSAKTGQNIEELLEVILLIAEIEVLKGDLGKSAEGMVIEAYLDNQRGPMATLLLSNGVLRVGDNIATSSVLGKIKILEDFRNRPITEAFPSMPVIILGFEEVPRVGEKFKIFPNIELAQEYLKKKEKKKEEPPVFFITPEKKVLNLILKADAVGSLEAIDGLLKNLPQEKVILRMLKKEVGEIHESDIKLAKSSKAKILGFRIKINPIAKQLAEREKIKIMNFEIIYELSQGIRQVMERRLESKAIRTDLGKVKILIVFKTEKNRQIIGGRVIEGKVKKGGLIEVFRSTSAGKGVEEEKIGKGKLLNLQKNKKDIDQCARGEECGILFEGDIKVESGDILLIYTEERQKGEL
- a CDS encoding DUF4446 family protein produces the protein MEDVLIYILIVLGFLIVLVFGLTVYCFKLKKKFDLFFKKGEEDLEKLLASQLKKLEEQEKDIKKISEEISRLKGQSQKSFQKISLVRFNPFKNIGGDQSFSIALLDLGNNGFVITSIYSQEGNQVYAKSVNNGKSEYPLSEEEKEAIQKAIVA